A window from Mogibacterium neglectum encodes these proteins:
- the thiE gene encoding thiamine phosphate synthase has product MKNTVKQGLEKSVLRERLRLYGILGGETLQGITHREAVIQAIDGGMTCIQIREKYLDERQLLKVISEIKPLCDESNVPLIINDNVAICKASDASGVHLGLSDGSIVEARKLLGEEKIIGATAHNLEEALAAEAEGADYIGVGAAFGSNSKSDAIQLPSLDVYNMVTSSVKIPVIAIGGINIDNIGALAGRNLAGVAVISALFGTQDVRKSTEDLRKMADKLQHEKTRSEI; this is encoded by the coding sequence ATGAAAAATACAGTTAAGCAGGGCTTAGAGAAGTCGGTCTTGCGTGAAAGGCTTAGGCTATATGGAATACTCGGAGGTGAAACTCTGCAGGGCATCACCCATAGAGAAGCTGTCATACAAGCGATTGATGGTGGTATGACGTGTATCCAAATTAGAGAAAAGTATTTAGATGAAAGGCAGTTACTAAAGGTTATTTCTGAGATTAAGCCTCTCTGTGATGAGTCGAATGTTCCGCTGATAATAAACGATAATGTTGCGATATGTAAAGCTTCAGATGCTAGTGGGGTCCATCTTGGGCTAAGCGACGGTTCGATAGTTGAGGCAAGGAAGCTTCTTGGCGAAGAGAAGATTATCGGTGCGACTGCACACAATCTCGAGGAAGCTCTAGCAGCAGAAGCCGAAGGTGCTGATTATATAGGTGTGGGCGCTGCTTTTGGTTCTAATTCAAAGAGTGATGCAATTCAGCTACCTAGCCTTGATGTATACAACATGGTAACGTCGTCGGTAAAAATCCCCGTTATCGCAATCGGCGGCATCAATATTGATAATATCGGAGCACTAGCAGGTCGTAATCTTGCGGGGGTTGCGGTCATCTCGGCTCTGTTTGGGACACAGGATGTCAGGAAAAGCACAGAGGATTTAAGAAAAATGGCAGATAAGTTGCAACACGAAAAGACGAGGTCTGAGATATGA